A genomic window from Shewanella vesiculosa includes:
- a CDS encoding TSUP family transporter has protein sequence MDLLLDPSHWAVLAVIGIIAGFIDAIVGGGGLLSIPALLTVGIPPHLALGTNKLAACFGSFTSSYTFYKKQLFTPALWKTCFFATLIGSIAGCGLVFLIDPQWLDKILPLLIISIAIYTLFSPKAMGQENIPAPKFSSSKYKQISQGFILGGYDGFAGPGIGAFWTVSSISLYKLPLLQSCGLARVMTAVSNITALIIFASMGQVQWMLGLWMGVCMMAGSFIGARSAIRFGIPFIKPIFIIMVLSIAVHLTWSAWA, from the coding sequence TTGGATTTATTATTAGACCCTAGCCACTGGGCTGTATTAGCGGTCATCGGTATTATTGCTGGTTTTATTGATGCTATTGTTGGTGGTGGTGGACTGCTTTCTATTCCTGCATTACTGACTGTAGGTATTCCGCCTCATCTAGCATTAGGAACTAATAAGCTGGCAGCTTGTTTTGGCTCCTTTACCTCAAGTTACACCTTCTACAAAAAACAATTATTTACCCCCGCATTATGGAAAACGTGCTTTTTTGCTACCCTTATTGGATCGATAGCGGGTTGTGGCCTAGTGTTTTTGATTGACCCACAATGGTTAGATAAAATATTGCCACTGCTCATTATTAGTATCGCGATATATACTTTATTTAGCCCCAAAGCGATGGGCCAAGAAAATATACCCGCGCCAAAATTTAGCTCATCTAAGTACAAACAAATTAGCCAAGGATTTATTTTAGGTGGCTATGATGGTTTTGCCGGCCCAGGTATTGGTGCTTTTTGGACGGTATCGTCTATTTCGCTGTATAAGCTGCCTCTTCTACAGAGTTGTGGATTAGCACGAGTCATGACAGCCGTGAGTAACATCACAGCATTGATCATTTTTGCATCGATGGGTCAAGTGCAATGGATGCTGGGCTTATGGATGGGGGTATGCATGATGGCAGGTTCGTTTATCGGCGCAAGAAGTGCGATTCGATTTGGAATACCTTTTATTAAACCAATATTTATTATTATGGTATTGTCGATAGCGGTCCATCTTACGTGGAGTGCCTGGGCATGA
- the dinG gene encoding ATP-dependent DNA helicase DinG: MLPDKIKSQIRTIYKEIATSMPQFRSRREQNYMVAEISKTLAGEYDKDRRIIVVEAGTGIGKSLSYILGAIPLAVATKKKVCIATATVALQEQLLHKDLPYFLQQSGIDFKFGLVKGRQRYVCLAKLEAMIGAQDSSQIAMWQTKPDQSQINELQKLHQDFHQKRWNGEIDTLKHPIPDFLWQQICCDKHSCHRQVSAHHNCPFHKAREDVDTWDVLIVNHSLLFADLELGGGVILPEPEDMFYVIDEAHHLPIVARDFSSAQATLRGACDWLEKASKTCSKLQNQLKTTHIIAPVQAMLDHTTDLTNLLTQVAHYCDTQPQLFANPESRLRFEHGKLPPSLLIQAENLATASGSAVKQFNKVVSVLNEAIKDGEVPKHQSEGLLSETGFILQRLDNLHKLWKMMAKEDSKKGAPMARWAELITGKQQDYLFCSSPIEVGFMLESMLWQKAAGVVLCSATLRALNSFNHFAHQIGLSINDGSRFLALLSPFDYENNATLFIPQMVNEPTDDNYTAELAQHIVTLIDGEMATLVLFASYWQMDKVVELVEGKISKEQLFVQGAIPRQQILEQHKKRCDDGLPSIIFGTGSFSEGLDLPGDYLTNLIITKLPFAVPTSPVEQAHAEYLKVKGGNPFLQLTIPDASRKLVQSCGRLLRKEQDYGRVTILDRRLVTKRYGKSLIDALPPFRRVIE, encoded by the coding sequence ATGCTACCGGATAAGATAAAAAGTCAAATTCGTACCATTTATAAAGAAATTGCCACATCAATGCCGCAATTTCGCTCGCGTCGCGAGCAAAACTATATGGTAGCGGAAATATCTAAAACGTTAGCAGGTGAATATGACAAAGACCGTCGGATTATTGTGGTTGAAGCGGGTACGGGTATTGGTAAATCCTTGTCCTACATTTTAGGCGCTATTCCTTTAGCCGTTGCCACGAAAAAGAAAGTCTGCATTGCCACTGCAACCGTAGCACTTCAAGAACAATTACTGCATAAAGACTTGCCATATTTTTTACAGCAATCCGGTATTGATTTTAAATTTGGTCTGGTAAAAGGCCGTCAACGCTATGTCTGTTTAGCCAAGCTTGAAGCTATGATCGGCGCACAAGACAGCTCGCAAATTGCTATGTGGCAAACTAAGCCCGATCAAAGTCAAATTAATGAATTACAAAAGCTTCATCAAGATTTCCACCAAAAACGTTGGAATGGTGAAATCGATACTTTAAAGCACCCTATCCCTGATTTTTTATGGCAACAAATTTGTTGTGACAAACACAGTTGCCACCGTCAAGTATCGGCGCACCATAATTGTCCATTTCATAAAGCCCGTGAAGACGTCGACACATGGGATGTGTTAATTGTTAACCACAGCCTGTTATTTGCCGATTTAGAGCTTGGTGGTGGCGTCATTTTACCTGAACCGGAAGACATGTTTTATGTCATCGACGAAGCTCACCATCTCCCCATTGTCGCAAGAGACTTTTCCAGTGCTCAAGCCACATTGCGAGGAGCATGTGATTGGTTAGAAAAGGCCTCAAAGACCTGTTCTAAGTTGCAAAATCAGCTCAAAACCACCCATATTATTGCCCCAGTGCAAGCGATGCTTGATCACACCACAGATTTAACTAATTTACTCACCCAAGTGGCTCATTATTGTGATACTCAGCCGCAGCTATTTGCCAATCCTGAATCTCGGCTTCGGTTTGAACATGGCAAATTACCGCCATCATTATTAATACAGGCAGAAAACCTGGCCACGGCATCGGGTTCTGCAGTAAAGCAGTTTAATAAAGTCGTTTCTGTGTTAAATGAAGCCATCAAGGATGGAGAAGTCCCTAAGCATCAATCTGAAGGTTTGCTGTCTGAAACAGGCTTCATCTTACAAAGACTAGATAACTTACATAAGTTATGGAAAATGATGGCCAAAGAGGACAGCAAAAAAGGCGCACCAATGGCACGTTGGGCTGAATTAATAACAGGCAAACAGCAAGATTATCTATTTTGTTCATCGCCTATAGAAGTCGGCTTTATGCTTGAGTCCATGCTGTGGCAAAAAGCCGCTGGAGTCGTATTGTGCAGTGCCACACTGCGGGCATTAAATAGCTTTAACCATTTTGCTCACCAAATTGGATTATCAATCAACGATGGCAGTCGTTTTTTAGCTTTACTGTCTCCTTTTGATTATGAAAATAATGCCACCTTATTTATTCCTCAAATGGTTAATGAACCTACCGACGATAATTACACTGCAGAACTGGCACAGCATATTGTGACATTAATCGATGGTGAAATGGCCACCTTAGTGCTGTTTGCTTCCTACTGGCAAATGGACAAAGTGGTTGAATTAGTTGAAGGAAAAATTTCTAAAGAGCAACTTTTTGTGCAAGGCGCTATTCCACGTCAACAAATATTAGAACAACATAAAAAGCGCTGTGATGACGGCTTACCGAGTATTATTTTCGGCACGGGCAGTTTTTCTGAAGGTCTTGATTTACCCGGTGATTATTTAACAAATCTCATCATTACAAAGTTGCCATTTGCAGTGCCGACATCACCGGTTGAACAAGCTCACGCGGAATACTTAAAAGTAAAAGGCGGTAATCCATTTTTACAGCTGACAATTCCTGATGCTTCACGTAAATTAGTCCAAAGTTGTGGCCGACTGCTACGCAAAGAACAAGATTATGGTCGAGTGACCATTTTAGATCGTCGTTTAGTCACTAAACGTTATGGCAAATCATTAATTGATGCCCTTCCTCCTTTTAGACGTGTCATTGAATAG
- a CDS encoding primosomal replication protein yields the protein MNTQQLVSMLKQQLAQLEQDALIHDQNLAPSQRQSLIDIERFNSQLFAQQGAQLSPCIIQLRQDIKQLEKQLFLKLGGNVIQLSCNRIQDRFSALRRALLTTDINLKSEQQRKASNRARYAKKQQQAIQDSGFGWIASNVMQNSHQLYAELNKHLNWAKKIEQKIQQMEATLEFCHSNDKIKLQNDILSMHRRLGKCKQATSYIEERIQLFERPRQSYPR from the coding sequence ATGAACACCCAACAATTGGTCTCAATGTTAAAACAGCAGCTTGCACAACTTGAGCAAGATGCGTTAATCCACGACCAAAATTTAGCACCGTCACAACGGCAATCATTAATCGACATTGAACGTTTTAACAGTCAACTGTTTGCTCAACAAGGCGCTCAATTAAGCCCTTGCATCATCCAGTTGCGCCAAGACATTAAACAACTTGAAAAACAACTATTTCTTAAGTTGGGTGGTAATGTTATTCAACTCAGTTGTAATCGTATTCAAGACAGATTTAGTGCCTTGCGCAGAGCATTGCTCACCACAGATATCAATCTTAAATCCGAACAACAGCGCAAAGCCAGTAATCGGGCTCGATATGCCAAAAAACAACAACAAGCTATTCAAGACAGTGGCTTTGGCTGGATAGCCAGTAATGTGATGCAAAATAGCCATCAACTCTATGCCGAACTCAATAAACATTTAAATTGGGCGAAAAAAATAGAGCAAAAAATACAACAAATGGAAGCAACGCTTGAATTCTGTCATAGTAATGACAAAATAAAATTGCAAAATGATATCCTTTCAATGCATCGTCGCTTAGGGAAATGCAAACAAGCAACCAGTTATATTGAAGAGCGTATTCAACTTTTTGAAAGACCTCGCCAAAGTTACCCACGTTAA
- a CDS encoding DUF2057 domain-containing protein: protein MKSLFTTSALLACLTSSSVLAANLTIPMSFEYLALDGTEVETSMFNHQSDLALTNGTHKIAIRYHDVVDDSFSDSQTFIKSTPLIVTLTVDGDHQYLLQPAQGDVIKNPKAFAKKPQINIKRQDNMAVTYSVEQTNFTEDSFITSLFNKKNQNDIETLSASATGSGIQPTQTVAVQSDVASATTISAPVIATVPAAAAQKTTPAQAEQMLQYWWLQADDKTRKEFMGWAIKQL, encoded by the coding sequence ATGAAATCTTTATTTACAACAAGTGCGCTTTTGGCATGTTTAACATCATCATCGGTATTAGCTGCTAATTTAACCATCCCAATGTCTTTTGAGTACCTTGCACTTGATGGTACAGAAGTTGAAACGAGCATGTTCAATCACCAATCGGATTTAGCCTTAACCAATGGCACCCATAAGATTGCGATTCGTTATCATGATGTGGTCGATGATTCCTTTAGCGATAGTCAAACGTTTATAAAATCGACCCCGTTAATTGTTACCTTAACGGTGGATGGCGATCATCAGTACTTATTGCAACCCGCTCAAGGTGACGTGATTAAGAATCCAAAAGCATTTGCAAAAAAACCACAAATCAACATTAAGCGTCAAGATAATATGGCTGTAACTTACAGCGTTGAACAAACTAATTTTACTGAAGACTCATTTATTACCAGCCTATTTAACAAAAAAAACCAAAATGATATTGAAACCCTATCGGCTTCGGCAACGGGTAGCGGTATTCAACCAACACAAACAGTAGCAGTACAATCAGATGTTGCATCGGCTACAACAATCAGTGCACCAGTTATCGCAACAGTGCCTGCAGCAGCGGCTCAAAAAACCACCCCAGCCCAAGCAGAACAAATGCTCCAGTATTGGTGGTTACAGGCAGACGATAAAACCCGTAAAGAGTTTATGGGCTGGGCCATCAAGCAACTCTAG
- a CDS encoding histone deacetylase encodes MKYIPFVYHASYSQLALPSTHRFPTSKYHNLYQHALKHQLLFEQYRQTPSPIDKEILYGIHCPLYVEQFINGTLDHKAQRRIGFPWSNELVRRTLHAVNGTRLCAELALEHGIAVHLTGGYHHAHYDFGSGFCIFNDLVIAARSAIDAKKADKVLIFDCDVHQGDGTATLTQGHSDIISCSIHCAQNFPSRKQQSDHDIDLDKGCTDSDYLDHIRQILPYLIRLHQPDLIIYDAGVDIHQHDDLGYFAISTQGILDRDKQVISIAKMHNIPLAAVIGGGYSRNEDELTLRHSQLLIAANQLWL; translated from the coding sequence TTGAAGTATATTCCCTTTGTATATCACGCCAGCTATTCACAGCTGGCGTTGCCTAGCACCCATCGTTTTCCAACCAGCAAATATCATAATTTGTACCAGCATGCACTCAAGCATCAATTGTTATTTGAGCAGTATCGCCAAACTCCTTCGCCAATTGATAAAGAAATACTGTATGGCATTCATTGTCCTCTGTACGTAGAACAATTTATTAATGGCACCTTAGATCACAAAGCCCAGAGACGTATCGGCTTCCCATGGAGCAATGAGTTAGTCAGGCGAACTTTACACGCCGTAAATGGAACTCGTTTGTGTGCTGAGCTAGCGCTTGAGCATGGTATAGCGGTTCATTTAACTGGTGGCTATCACCATGCACATTACGATTTTGGCAGTGGTTTTTGCATCTTTAATGACTTAGTTATCGCGGCCAGATCGGCCATTGATGCTAAAAAAGCAGATAAAGTACTTATTTTTGATTGCGACGTGCATCAAGGTGATGGCACCGCCACATTGACTCAAGGTCACTCGGACATCATTAGTTGTTCAATACACTGCGCACAAAATTTTCCATCTAGAAAACAGCAATCTGATCACGACATCGATCTCGATAAAGGCTGTACTGATAGTGATTATCTTGACCACATAAGACAAATATTGCCATACCTCATTCGTCTGCATCAGCCTGACCTGATCATTTATGATGCTGGAGTCGATATTCATCAGCATGATGACCTTGGCTACTTTGCTATTTCGACTCAAGGTATTCTCGATAGAGATAAACAAGTCATATCGATCGCAAAAATGCACAACATCCCACTTGCAGCGGTTATAGGTGGAGGCTATAGTCGTAATGAAGATGAATTAACACTCAGACATAGCCAATTGTTAATTGCAGCAAATCAATTATGGCTGTAG
- a CDS encoding late competence development ComFB family protein, translating to MQLEIRNYYEVLLMEMLRDEGLMDELPEEYLADLCCVTLNQLPVRYIRHLVDTYFFENYQELKQMKTEISEALERSRKFLKMNLQKRLQEEAELAGEQ from the coding sequence ATGCAATTAGAGATCCGAAACTATTATGAAGTTCTATTAATGGAAATGCTGAGAGATGAAGGCTTAATGGACGAGTTGCCAGAAGAATACTTAGCCGATTTATGTTGCGTCACATTGAATCAGTTACCGGTTAGGTACATTCGTCATTTAGTCGACACCTATTTTTTTGAAAATTATCAAGAACTCAAACAGATGAAAACTGAGATAAGTGAAGCACTGGAACGTTCAAGAAAATTTCTAAAAATGAATTTGCAAAAACGCTTACAAGAAGAAGCTGAACTTGCTGGCGAGCAGTAA